The following proteins are co-located in the Micromonospora coriariae genome:
- a CDS encoding beta-ketoacyl synthase N-terminal-like domain-containing protein translates to MTARAVVTGIGVVAPSGVGADAHWRTVLAGTRRTGPITLFDPSGYPTRFGGEVPDFAADGYADGRQLVQTDRWTHLGFAATRLALADAGLPERAPDPYGYAVTLASSSGGNLFGQRELQRLWGGASRTVGAYQSIAWFYAASVGQLSIHHQFKGPSGVLVAETAGGLDSLAHAARAVRRGTPVVIAGATECPLSPYALACQLRSGLLSDVADPERAYRPFDAAASGYLPAEGGAVFVVEELGHALARGARVYGEVSGWGATHDAAHTTADSAGDPAQYARAMRLALDRAGVAAAGIDVVLPDALGVPRYDRSEAEALRAVFADRPPPVTTQKPLTGRAYQGGSALDVATALLAFAHDTLPASAGPDEVADGCELDFLRAHRRPRSRLALVCARGFDGFNSALVLRGAAPMRGEAP, encoded by the coding sequence GTGACCGCCCGGGCGGTGGTGACCGGCATCGGCGTCGTCGCCCCCAGCGGTGTCGGCGCGGACGCGCACTGGCGCACAGTGCTGGCCGGCACCCGGCGGACCGGGCCGATCACCCTGTTCGACCCGTCCGGCTACCCGACCCGCTTCGGCGGCGAGGTGCCCGACTTCGCCGCCGACGGGTACGCCGACGGCCGGCAGTTGGTGCAGACCGACAGGTGGACGCATCTCGGCTTCGCCGCCACCCGGTTGGCGCTGGCCGACGCCGGGCTGCCCGAGCGGGCACCCGACCCGTACGGCTACGCGGTGACCCTGGCCAGCTCGTCCGGGGGGAACCTGTTCGGCCAGCGGGAGCTGCAACGGCTCTGGGGCGGTGCGTCGCGCACCGTCGGGGCGTACCAGTCGATCGCCTGGTTCTACGCGGCCAGCGTCGGGCAGCTCTCCATCCACCACCAGTTCAAGGGCCCGAGCGGGGTGCTGGTCGCGGAGACGGCCGGCGGCCTGGACAGCCTGGCGCATGCCGCCCGCGCGGTGCGCCGGGGCACGCCGGTGGTGATCGCCGGGGCCACCGAGTGCCCGTTGAGCCCGTACGCGTTGGCCTGCCAGCTGCGCTCCGGGCTGCTCAGCGACGTCGCCGACCCGGAGCGGGCGTACCGGCCGTTCGACGCCGCGGCCAGCGGCTACCTGCCGGCCGAGGGCGGCGCGGTGTTCGTGGTGGAGGAGCTGGGGCACGCGCTGGCGCGGGGCGCCCGGGTCTACGGCGAGGTGAGCGGCTGGGGCGCCACCCACGACGCCGCGCACACGACGGCGGACAGCGCCGGTGACCCGGCCCAGTACGCCCGGGCGATGCGCCTGGCCCTGGACCGGGCCGGCGTCGCCGCGGCCGGCATCGACGTGGTGCTGCCCGACGCGCTCGGTGTGCCCCGCTACGACCGCAGCGAGGCCGAGGCGCTGCGTGCCGTGTTCGCCGACCGGCCACCCCCGGTGACCACCCAGAAGCCGCTGACCGGGCGGGCGTACCAGGGCGGGTCGGCGCTGGACGTGGCCACCGCGCTGCTCGCCTTCGCGCACGACACGCTGCCCGCCTCGGCCGGCCCGGACGAGGTGGCGGACGGGTGTGAGCTGGACTTCCTCCGTGCGCACCGCCGGCCGCGCAGCCGGCTGGCGCTGGTCTGCGCGCGGGGCTTCGACGGGTTCAACAGCGCGCTGGTCCTGCGCGGGGCCGCGCCGATGAGGGGAGAGGCGCCATGA
- a CDS encoding antibiotic biosynthesis monooxygenase family protein — MTEQRARVVFLVRVPVPRTEQFLAAYEAVRHLVAGGVPGHLVDQVCRSSTDPEQWLITSEWASLADFEDWERSPEHRDLVRPMRECFTDARSLRFHIHAETLTPVPAPPG, encoded by the coding sequence ATGACCGAGCAGCGGGCCCGGGTGGTCTTCCTGGTGCGTGTGCCGGTGCCGCGCACCGAGCAGTTCCTCGCCGCGTACGAGGCGGTCCGGCATCTGGTCGCCGGCGGGGTGCCGGGGCACCTGGTCGACCAGGTCTGTCGGTCGTCGACGGACCCGGAGCAGTGGTTGATCACCAGTGAGTGGGCGAGCCTGGCCGACTTCGAGGACTGGGAGCGCAGCCCGGAGCACCGGGACCTGGTGCGCCCGATGCGGGAGTGCTTCACCGACGCCCGTTCGCTGCGCTTCCACATCCACGCCGAGACCCTCACCCCAGTCCCGGCGCCGCCGGGATGA